In Rutidosis leptorrhynchoides isolate AG116_Rl617_1_P2 chromosome 2, CSIRO_AGI_Rlap_v1, whole genome shotgun sequence, one genomic interval encodes:
- the LOC139889989 gene encoding polyadenylate-binding protein 2-like, with amino-acid sequence MDQTDQDQEHEVYGEDIPDEAEMDADIEMSRNDTEVEDNNNSKELEDMKKRLKEIEEEAGALREMQAKVEKEMGSVQDDTNGASATQAEKEEADARSIYVGNVDYACTPEEVQQHFQSCGTVNRVTILTDKFGQPKGFAYVEFVELEAVQNAVLLNESELHGRQLKVAAKRTNVPGLKQFRGRRPNPYLGFNPRRPYMGGPMYSPYGYGYVSGSILISCVVLFLLIGAELGIIRGVLGKNSAKLGKSVKLGITRQISQNRSKLDIVKLGQTFEYSPSCQRSDVRKEN; translated from the exons ATGGATCAAACAGATCAAGATCAAGAACACGAAGTGTACGGAGAAGATATACCTGATGAAGCTGAAATGGATGCTGATATTGAGATGTCACGAAACGATACGGAAGTCGAAGATAATAATAACTCCAAG GAGTTGGAGGATATGAAGAAGAGATTGAAAGAGATTGAAGAAGAAGCAGGAGCACTTAGAGAAATGCAAGCAAAAGTTGAGAAGGAGATGGGCTCTGTTCAAG ATGATACAAACGGGGCTTCTGCAACTCAGGCTGAAAAAGAGGAGGCGGATGCCCGTTCAATATATGTTGGTAAT GTAGACTATGCATGTACACCTGAGGAGGTTCAGCAACATTTTCaatcatgtggaactgtaaatagGGTGACTATATTAACAGACAAATTTGGTCAACCAAAAGGTTTTGCATATGTGGAATTTGTGGAACTTGAAGCTGTTCAGAATGCTGTTCTTTTGAATGAATCAGAGTTGCATGGTCGTCAACTCAAG GTTGCTGCTAAGAGGACCAATGTTCCTGGGTTGAAACAATTTAGAGGGAGGCGTCCCAACCCATATCTTGGATTCAATCCACGAAGACCTTACATGGGTGGCCCAATGTATTCTCCTTATGGTTATGGGTATGTATCAGGATCTATCCTCATCAGTTGTGTAGTTTTATTTTTACT CATTGGCGCAGAACTCGGAATTATTCGGGGAGTACTTGGCAAGAACTCGGCCAAACTCGGAAAATCAGTCAAACTTGGGATTACTCGGCAAATCAGTCAAAATCGGTCGAAACTGGAtatagtcaaacttggtcaaacattcgagtactccccgagttgccaG CGAAGTGATGTGCGTAAAGAAAACTAA
- the LOC139889990 gene encoding pectinesterase 2-like: protein MVRYIFLVVLNTLLIILPLTVSNDSVPIPRERAQIKKWFEENVKPLKARRGTIDPELEAAEAKPKVIRVMKKGGGDFTTINDAVKSIPPKNDKRIIVYIGPGEYPEKIKMERDKKFVTFIGDPKNMPTLVFNGNAAKYTTVESGTLTVDGDYFIAANLHIKNSSPRPDGKMKGSQAAAMRIGGDKATFYNVRFYGFQDTFCDDRGRHFFKDCYIEGTADFIFGNAKSIYLNTEIHCISGELQSWITANAREMAESETGYVFVHCSVTGVGQGWYLGRAWKGYSKVVFAYSELGPLVDPKGWSSSNQPSPNKNLFFAEYRNKGQGSDMVGREDFVKKLTDKEAKSYLSLSYIDGSKWLLPPPKIPRK from the exons ATGGTAAGATATATCTTTCTGGTTGTTTTAAACACCCTCTTGATCATTCTTCCTTTAACGGTTTCAAACGATAGTGTACCAATCCCACGAGAACGGGCCCAAATTAAGAAGTGGTTTGAAGAGAACGTAAAACCTTTAAAAGCCCGGAGAGGGACCATTGACCCGGAACTAGAGGCTGCAGAGGCCAAGCCGAAGGTCATACGGGTCATGAAGAAAGGGGGTGGCGATTTTACAACGATAAATGATGCTGTAAAAAGCATACCTCCGAAAAATGATAAAAGGATTATCGTGTATATAGGGCCAGGTGAATACCCTGAGAAGATTAAAATGGAGAGGGATAAGAAGTTTGTTACATTCATTGGAGACCCAAAAAATATGCCTACGTTGGTTTTTAATGGAAATGCAGCAAAGTATACCACAGTCGAAAGCGGAACTTTAACCGTTGATGGTGATTATTTCATTGCTGCTAATCTGCATATTAAG AATTCTAGCCCAAGACCTGATGGAAAAATGAAAGGGAGTCAAGCGGCAGCAATGAGGATCGGAGGTGACAAGGCAACGTTTTACAATGTCAGATTCTACGGGTTTCAAGACACCTTTTGCGATGATCGTGGTAGGCATTTTTTCAAAGATTGTTACATTGAAGGCACTGCAGATTTCATCTTTGGTAATGCAAAGTCTATCTACCTG AACACGGAGATTCATTGCATTTCAGGAGAATTGCAGTCATGGATAACTGCAAATGCTCGAGAAATGGCTGAATCAGAAACAGGGTATGTGTTTGTGCATTGCTCGGTTACTGGAGTCGGGCAAGGGTGGTACTTAGGACGAGCATGGAAAGGGTATTCAAAGGTGGTGTTTGCCTACTCAGAATTGGGCCCACTTGTTGACCCTAAAGGGTGGAGCTCAAGTAATCAGCCTTCACCTAATAA GAACCTGTTCTTTGCAGAATACAGGAACAAAGGACAAGGTTCGGATATGGTTGGTAGAGAAGACTTTGTAAAGAAACTTACAGATAAAGAAGCAAAGTCTTATCTTAGCCTTTCTTATATTGACGGTTCAAAATGGCTTCTTCCACCTCCAAAAATACCACGAAAATAG